In one Plasmodium reichenowi strain SY57 chromosome 7, whole genome shotgun sequence genomic region, the following are encoded:
- a CDS encoding exosome complex component CSL4, putative yields MNFEDDDDIVIPGEFLGLQAEYINGNNTYLLKGEIRSSILGQKIINKNNDKKTIISVYNLKPPSLYLPKIGDIVICKIQRVSFHMIYCYILSSHNIFTKNALKGFILKSDIHINEGELGDNFICFKQGDIIKAKVLSIGQYSSYKLSTVGSELGVIAAFNQKGEILRPVAWNLVLNINDMTFERRKASNDFSLLL; encoded by the exons atgaattttGAAGATGACGATGATATTGTTATACCAGGAGAGTTCTTAGGTTTACAAGCTGAATATATAAACGgtaataatacatatttattaaaaggTGAAATAAGATCAAGTATACTTGgtcaaaaaattataaataaaaataatgacaagaaaacaattataagtgtatataatttgaaACCACCTTCTTTATATCTTCCCAAAATAGGGGATATAgtaatatgtaaaatacAACGTGTATCTTTCCATATgatatattgttatatcCTTTCAtcacataatatatttacaaagAACGCATTAAAAggatttatattaaaaagtgatatacatataaatgaagGAGAGTTAGGCgataattttatatgttttaaacaaggagatataataaaagcTAAAGTTTTGTCCATAGGCCAATATTCATCTTATAAGTTATCGACAGTTGGTTCAGAACTAGGAGTCATAGCAGCATTTAACCAAAAGg gCGAAATATTAAGACCAGTTGCTTGGAACCTCGTATTAAACATAAATGACATGACCTTTGAAAGAAGAAAAGCTTCAAACGATTTTTCTCTCCTcctttaa
- a CDS encoding small subunit rRNA processing protein, putative, with amino-acid sequence MEEKDENKIVDERFQLNDKLWQEVKREESKRGIIYLSYVPIGLSISKIREIFCKYGDVDKIHLNKINEEDMNIMSKGKNEEKKEKKKRNKNKYQDGYIEFLNKKDAIKVESLLNNQPIGGKKRKNILREHFWHIKYIKNMTWNDLISSVLFRNISRKDKLQYSLKNMYKSYDEFLQKNINDHNKKIKKRKYSSEPEGTKKLNFLTIKKSKEGNEEKNNMNFETMKNITHEEKNVKTEVKDKGKTVSSNLLKCFM; translated from the coding sequence atggaagaaaaagatgaaaaCAAAATTGTAGACGAACGATTTCAATTGAATGACAAGTTATGGCAAGAAGTAAAAAGAGAAGAATCAAAAAGAggaataatttatttatcttaTGTTCCCATTGGATTAAGTATATCTAAAATAAGagaaatattttgtaaatatgGTGATGTGGATAAAATccatttaaataaaataaatgaagaggatatgaatattatgTCCAAAGGgaaaaatgaagaaaaaaaagaaaagaaaaaaagaaataagaataaatatCAAGATGGATATATAGAATTTCtgaataaaaaagatgCTATAAAAGTAGAAagtttattaaataatcaACCTATTGGAGggaaaaaaagaaaaaatatattaagagAACATTTTTGgcatattaaatatataaagaatatgaCATGGAATGATCTAATTTCTTCTGTTCTATTTAGGAATATATCTAGAAAAGACAAATTACaatattctttaaaaaatatgtataaaagTTATGATGaatttttacaaaaaaatataaacgACCATAATAAGAAGATTaagaaaaggaaatattCATCAGAGCCAGAAGGCACCAAAAAATTGAACTTTCttacaataaaaaaaagtaaagaaggaaatgaagaaaaaaataatatgaactTTGAAACGATGAAGAATATAACGCACgaggaaaaaaatgtaaagaCTGAGGTTAAAGATAAGGGGAAAACAGTTTCATCTAATTTgttaaaatgttttatgtaa
- a CDS encoding hypothetical protein (conserved Plasmodium protein, unknown function) — MENSQYYNRLVELNSLAEHIFCQNKKLLLIDNNLNGIRETLGAYRRNEIIKNNVKISSYNNLFLTLSKHEMKGYLENIEKTLTEKRDKEREKRKALIKELVKLNPSVTEIPLEEAKFLLKQ; from the exons ATGGAAAACTCCCAGTACTATAACAGACTTGTAGAATTAAATTCCTTAGCtgaacatatattttgtcaaaataaaaagttgCTTTTAATcgataataatttaaacGGAATAAGGGAAACCTTAGGGGCTTATCGAAGaaatgaaattataaaaaataatgtaaaaattagttcatataataatttattctTAACTTTGAGTAAACACGAAATGAAGGGCTATCTGgaaaat ATTGAAAAAACGCTAACAGAAAAGAGAGACAAAGaaagagaaaaaagaaaagcTCTAATTAAGGAACTTGTAAAACTCAATCCAAGTGTCACAGAAATCCCTCTGGAGGAAGccaaatttttattaaaacaataa
- a CDS encoding hypothetical protein (conserved Plasmodium protein, unknown function) — translation MSNINTVKIDYSEYRTKRVYNPKVHVSGWYDIQNDLEYIEHYNKEKEFYIAEYPKNKFEKRYKNMNRKSTKNISDKKVIFYQEGYESESWVTENKESYKVHETK, via the exons atgtCAAATATCAATACGGTTAAGATTGATTATTCAGAATACAGAACAAAAAGGGTTTACAACCCAAAAGTTCACGTATCCGGATG GTATGATATTCAGAACGATCTAGAGTATATAGAACATTATAACAAGGAGAAAGAATTTTATATTGCTGAATATCCAAAAAACAAATTCgaaaaaagatataaaaatatgaacagAAAAAGcacaaaaaatatttctgATAAGAAGGTGATTTTTTATCAGGAGGGTTATGAATCCGAATCGTGGGTAACTGAAAATAAAGAATCATACAAGGTGCATGAgacaaaataa